ACACGTTGTCCAGCTTCTTTTGGACAAAGGCGCCAACGTCCATTGCGTTTATATCAAGGGCTGCCGGCCGCTTCATCTGGCCATCCGTATGATGAATAGCGCGCAGAAAAGCGTGCAGTTACTCCTTGAAAAGGGAGCCGATGTCAATTGCCAGCAAGACAACGGCATGACGGCGCTGCATCTTGCAGCCCAGAGAGGAGAGCATTCTGTTGTGGAAACGCTACTAAGACACGGCGCTGACCCCAACCTAGGCTACAAGCACGGCAAAACAGCGCTCTCTGAAGCCATCAATCATGCCGTCGAGTCTTACCCCCACCACTCGCAAGAGACAATCTTGTCTCTCGTCCggggcggcgccgaactGGACACTCCCAGCCCAGAAGGCTTGGACATTCGTGCCTGGGCCCTTCGGTTGGAAAAGAACCATCCAGGGATTGGTATTCATCAGTCGCTGTTGGCGGTGAGTGAAGGTTCACAGAGTGAGTCGGTCGATATCATGGCTGGGTGAAGGCTTGCGATGCGGCGACACTCTTTGCAACTGCTCTTTCCTTACTGTTCCAATGGATTTTTGCGGTTCCGCACCAATATTGTGAGTGGACGGGGACTGCAACTACAAGGCCCCTGTAAGCATGCCAACATGCTGCACGCTGTGCCTCAATACTTCGTACCTTCATCTCAGCCCAACCAGGCCCTCTTGGTTGGTGCATTTCCCGTAGAtaaacccctccccctgctGTGCCCTCAACAAACCAATCATGCAAGATCTACCATACACCAAATTCCGAGTCGGCCTCGTGGCGCAGAGTAGGGGGGCGGCTGTGTATTCACGAGCAGATGCGGGGTGGAAGTTCGACCATACCAGCCTGATTTGAAGCATACCATCTGGCATCAGCATCCACCCTCATGGCGTTTTTCTTTTCCGGTTGGACGCTTTTGCGCAACTGAGCAAGAAGCAGCGCTATTGCCTCCGACCCAGGATACGGTTCTCTATACTTGTCTGTCAATTGACGCTACGACAACAGAGTCCACGGGACCACGGCAGCATCCACACGAGTTCTCGCACGATCCATTTGGACCAGGCTGGGAAAGGAGTCTTTCAGGGCCAGAGTCCATGCTGGCCGAAGCACGTCGACAACACCGGCAACCATGGTCAAGCGAGCGCAGACGGAGGATTCAAACGACTCGGAGGAAGAATGGCACCAAAGGCTGACCAAGCGACCTcggaaggaggaggaggatgagctTTCTACGGACGAACACAGTAGCGACGACAGTGACAGCAGTGGCAGCAGTGATgacagcagcgacagcagcgacagAAGTACGGAGCCCGACTCGAAGCGACCAAGGGTGCAGCGGACTCTCCACTGTGAGGACTACACAGTTGGCTGGGTATGCGCGCTTCCCAAGGAGATGACGGCTGCGAGGTTGATGCTGGACGACCTTCACGAGTCCCTAGCCAAAATACCAGGCGACGAGAACACCTACACTTTCGGAAACATCAGGGACCACAACATCGTTATCGCTTGTCTTCCTTCCGGTCAATATGGAATTACCTCCGCGGCAATAGTGGCAGAAAACATGCGCAGGAGCTTTCCCTCAATCAAGGTCCGGTTAATGGTAGGCATAGGGGGCGGCGCTCCGGACAAGCACGACGTACGTCTCGGGGACGTCGTGGTCAGTCACCCGACAGCCACTTCTTCGGGGGTGGTGCCGTATAACTTTGGCAAGACCGTGCAAGCTGGGCGGTTTGAGCAAACAGGGTTTCTGAACAAGCCTCCACGGGAGCTCCTTGCCGTTGTCGCTAAGCTGCGATCTCACGACAGCTCACTTCCGGATCGTATCTCTGCATCCCTTGGTCAACTCCAAGAACGCGATCCTTCATCGGGTCCCTTCACAAAACCACCAGACGATCCAGACCGGCTTTTTGATGCTGCATACGACCACATCAAGGGGGAAGATACTTGCGCTAAATGCGACGTTTACAAGCTGTTGGAACGTCCGAGGAGGCCTACCGATCACCCCAAGATTCACTATGGCGTTATTGCTTCTGCAGACCAAGTTATGAAGCACGGTATTACCAGACGGCAGCTGGCGGATGATCACGACCCTCTTTGTTTCGAGATGGAAGCAGCTGGTCTGATGGACAGCTTTCCTTGCTTGGTCATTCGCGGAATCTGTGATTACTCTGATTCCCACAAGGCCAAGAAATGGCAGGAGTATGCTGctgcgacagcggcggcgtaTGCAAGAGAGCTTATTTGTGTCATCCCTACGCACGTAACTCATAACAGTTTGGTGCATGCCAACTTGTCCCCTGCCGGTGAGTTACAGTGCTTCATGCGTCTGTTGGGGTTTACTGACATTTTTGTAGACAAATCAGCACGACGTAAAGATCTATGGGAGTCACTCAAATTCGACCAGATCGACAGCCGACAATCGAACATCAAGTCCGCGCTTGGGAAGACATGCCGCTGGTTGACCAGTCATCGGAGCTACAAAGACTGGTTGGATCCCGCGAAGCTACCTGAGCACCACGGTTTCCTCTGGATCAGTGGGAAACCCGGAGCGGGAAAATCAACCATTATGAAATTCGTCATGAGCCGCACGAAAAGAGGAAAAGTCAAAAAGTCACCAGCGAATGCGGCCGTCATacacttcttcttcaacgcaAGAGGCGAGGAGTTGGAGAAAACGACATTGGGAATGTATCGCTCCCTTCTCCACCAGCTGTTGGAGAACTTGCCGGATTTGCTACAAGTACTTGACACGGCAGACTTCGGACTTTTGAAAGAGGGTAGTTTATTCCCTTGGGAGTTGCCATTGCTGCAGAAGCTTTTCAAAAAGGCCATCCGGAAACTTGGGCAGCGCCAGGTCAGTTGCTTCATTGACGCACTCGACGAGTgtgccgaagaagaggtcAGGGAGATGGTCAAGTTCTTTGAAGGACTTGGTCGACTTGCCATCAAAAGAGGAACCACACTCTATACCTGCTTTTCAAGCCGCCATTACCCGCACATCTCTATCCGAAATGGTCTACGGCTTACACTAGAAGAACAGAACGGTCACGAAAAAGACCTGGAGGAATACGTTCGAGAGAAGCTGGAaaccaagaacaagaagcaaACCGATGATCTCACAACCCAAATACTTCGCAAATCCTCTGGCGTTTTCATGTGGGTAGTCTTGGTTGTCGACATCCTCAACAAGGAGATTCGACGAGGGCGGATGTTTGCAGTCAAAAGAAGGCTTGACGCGTTGCCCGCAGGACTAAGTGACCTTTTCGAAGACATCCTGACGAGAGACAACGACAACATGGAAGACCTGCTTCTATCGATTCAATGGATCCTCTTCGGCAAACGACCTTTGAGCCGAGAGGAGTATTACTTTGCTCTTCTATCGGGCTTGAGCGCATCTGAAGCTCTGCAAAGTTTTGACAAGGTCCCGGCGGAATCGATGGAGCTTTTCGTTGTCAGTTCTTCCAAAGGACTCGCAGAAACCATCTCGACAAAATCACACCTGCGAACAGTCCAATTCATCCACGAATCTGTGAGAGACTTCCTTCTCAAAGACGGTGGGCTGCGCAAGTTCTGGCCAGACTTGGGAGAGGATTTCGAGAATCGAAGCCACGACCAGCTGAAAACTTGCTGTCTTGTGTATATCAACAAAGTCGACATCTCAGCTCGACTTTCCAAAGACGATTACCTGTTGAACACGCCCAAGGATGATTCCAAGCGGATCAAGAAAATTGTTACGGACGATTTCGAGTTCCTGGATTACGCGACGAACATGATTCTGCCACATGCtgacgcggcggcggaaacAGTCCCTCAAGACGCCTTTTTTATGGGCTTCCCGCTTGATCAATGGATCAAGCTCAATAACATACTGGAAGTCCACAAGATCCGGCGGCACAACCCCAATTCCGCTAGTCTAACATACATGGTCGCAGTGAAAGGCTTATCAATGCTTATTGAGACGGCTTTGCGTCTTGACCTCGACATAGAGACCCATGGGGGACGCTACAAATATCCGCTCCTCGCCGCTATGAGGGAAGGCCATGAGAGGACAGCCGAAATCATTCTGCAGCATTTCGTAGTCAAAGCGGGACAAAGTAATCATGTTCCTGGGTCAAACTGGAGCACCGAAGTTCCCGCAAGTATCAACTGTCACGATACAGAAGGTCGGACGCCATTGTTCTTTGCAGCACAAAGAGGTCAGATCAAATTCGCGAGACTACTGCTTGAATTGGGCGCGACGGCTTTTCCGCAGACGAAACCTTGGTGTACGCCACTCTTGGCGGCAGTTGAGGAGAATCAAGAAGACGTTGTAAAGCTCATTCTACACTGGCAATTTGAGGTTGGGCGTCCTGGATCTATCTCGTCTTCAACTCTTTTCGACGCCCCATATCCATATGACTCCGACAGCAACAGACAGCTACTCGGCGCAGACTCTTCGAAACTGGGACTCATCAGGGACAATATGAATACTTCGGAAGCAACCAGTGAACCAGTCCAAAGAGTTGTTCAACACGCATTAAATGTTGCGGCCAGTACCGGCCATACAGGCATTGCAAGGCTTCTACTTGCTTATGGCGCGGACCCCCAAGGAACCGACTACAACATGGAAACGCCACTGAAAAGTGCTATCGAGGCGGGAATGGAAGCTGTTGTGGAGCTGTTGCTTGATGCTGGGGCCACACTCAGTCCGACGGAAGTCGAGGAAGGAACGCCACTCCACTGGGCCTGCCGATATGACGATCCAACCACCTTACAGTGTTTAATCAGGAGAGAGTTTGATATTGATGCGGCCGATCATAGAGGCAATACTCCGCTGCACgaagcttcttcttggtATGCTCCGAGGGCGGCACAAGTGTTGGTTGATGCAGGGGCCTCCGTTCAAGCTACCAACAACCAGAACGAAACACCCCTTCACCTTGCATGCCAAATAGGGTATTCAACAATTGCAAGCATCCTGATAAAAGCTGGGGCAGATGTTCAAGCAACTGATGATAAGGGCGAAAGTCCACTTCACCCTGCATGCCGACAAAAGGATTCGATAATTGCAAGCAGCTTAATCAAGGCCGGGGCAGACGTTAAGGCAATTGATAATGAGGGCAAAACGCCACTTCACCTTGCATGCCGGGGAGGGCACACAGAGACAGTGGGGAATCTGATCAGACAAGGCGCCAATGTTCATCATCGCGACAAAGATGGCAGGACTCCAATGTTTGATGCTGCTGCGTGCATTTATTTAAATGACTTGGGTACTTTTGAGATTTTACTCAACCACGGCGCTGACATTAACGAAAGAGACAAAAACAGGCAGTCGCCTCTTTTCAGCGCTGCAGAATCTGGCCCAGCAGAAGGTCTTTCATTTCTGCTAAGCAACAATGCCGATGTGGGTGTTGTGGACAATTCTGGCCAAACCGCATTGTTTGCGCTCGGGCTGATTGGACGAGAATCGAAAGCAAGGATACTGGTCAAGGCAGGCCTAAACCCCAAGTATAGGGACAATTTGGGGCAAACAGCACTTCATGCAGCATGCTTTAACCGGCATCCGTATCTTGGATACCTGAAATTTCTTCATGAGGAGATACAGGACGACTTCGGGGTTGACGTACGAGACAACGCAGGCCGGACACCACTGCATAACGCCGCGAAGTCATGCAACGTCGATATCATTAAGTTTCTTCTCCAAAAGGGGGCCAGCCCTGACGCGACCGATGCGGAAGGGCACACTGCCATTTACAAAGCCTTAATGTCCGACCGGCACTCTTATAACGACCATGCACGCTTGTCAGCAGTCCACTGCCTGCTTGACGGCGGAGCTGATGCCAGGAAGCCATGTCCAGGAGGTGAAAGTCTAGTGGATCTGGCTGCTAGACTGGACAGACTCGATGTGCTCAAGTTTCTCAGGTCTCGATTGAAAAATTAAAAAAGAAGATATGGCGTCCTTGAAGTTGTGTCTCTTTAGGAAGGGCATCAGCCCAGTTGGTGTTTGGCAAGCTCCTGTCAATGACAGACGTTTGGCGTTTTGGCGTTGACTGTTTTTATGCTATTATGACTACAGAGTGCTTTGTACTGAGACAGAAGTTGGGCCTATTTTGTGAACACCCTCCCAACTGAATCATGTGAGCGTTGCTGTCACGCCCTCTCGTACCGCCGTTCCCAAGGTCGACGTCTTGGGAGGTCGGCGCAGACGCCGGCTTCGGCCAGCCAGACTACCCCGCCATCTCCGTcccgcggcgaggagaacCCCGCCATAGTGGGGACGGCGCTTTCTATCGGCATCGCGGGCGACACCCCGTCGTGTCTGGAGGCTCAAGTCGACGTTTTCCACAACTGGGAGTTGTGTAATAAGCCCATGCTGAAAATAAACTCGAACGGGGATGGTCGCTTGTTGATTTATCAGCTTGGAAGTTATCAACCGGAGGCTATGACTCTTCAGCCCATGGCAGCGCGTCATACATCCAACAGAGCGATGTCTCAAGCTCCGGGGGTTGTAAGAAAAGGCAGCGTTCAGCTGACAACCGTGAATTTCTTCCGTTGACAGTTGCTGTCCAGAGACAACGTCGGCATTTCTACTTcatcaacaagaagaaaaccaACCCCAATACAAAGGCCTGCCCTCATTCCTAGTCCACAGCCGTTCATCTAAACACCTCCAAGTCCCGCGCCCCGCTTCGACGCCCTTGCTTGACATGCTACCCGATATCGAGTCCCTCTCCacgccccgccgccggcgcaggGGGGCGCCCGCATTCACCTCCGACCCCACGCCGGtgcctctctctgcctctcgaccatccatccatgTACCTCGACGTTGATTTATCATCGCCAATCTTACACTCTTATATCAACCCCGATACACTTCATCCTTTTTCACACTCATATCTCTCATTCCCTATCTTTACCCCACGACTCCTTGACCACATCGCAAGCCCTGTCTCCGTATTCAGATACCCCCCTCTAAGTCCAGCCCGCCAGACGCAGTTcacatcccccctcccccacccaAAAAAAACACCGCAATCATGTCCGAAATCGAAAAGGTCCTCACCACCGCAGCCCCGCCGCCCCTGCCGCAGTTCTCCCAGGCCATCAAGTACAACGGCATGGTCTACTGCTCTGGCAGTATCGGTATCCTCACCGACAGGCCCGGCATGGTGCAGGCCGAGGGCACCGTCAAGGACCGGACCGTGCGTATTGTCTCAATCCTCCTTCAGCACCTCACCCCACCAAAACCCTCTACCTTTGGACACACCACCATCTTGATGAGAGACGTATTGACCTAACCCGCGCCCCCACCTCCAGCGCCAAGCCCTCAagaacctcgccgccgtcctcgaggccgcgggcAGCAGCCAACGCAACATCGTCAAGGTCAACGTCTACATCACCAAGATGACCGACTTCGCCATCATGAACGAGGCCTACGATGAGTTCTTCACCTGGGACCCCAAGCCCGTAAGTCCGCGCAGCCAGCCGTCTGCCATGTCCCCGAGAGGCAAGCTGACCATGAACCAAGGCCCGTACGTGCGTCGCTGTGTACCAGCTGCCGCTGGGCACCGACGTCGAGATCGAGTGCACGGCGTTCCTTAACAAGCCTGCCCAGAAGCTGTagaatcccccccccccccccccgccacCGGGCCTGTCATCCGTCAATGAATTGTGTGTTTTGAGCAAAGGAATTGAGAATCGGTTATCGAACATTTGTCTGTACATATGTACTCGGCCCGTAGTGGGTGCATGGAAAACATACTCCCGCCTTGGTTTGGCTTGTACACTCGCAAAAAAGTCTATAAAACCACCTTTTCCCCACCTTCGTCCCCGCGTAACCGATGCGATAATGCACAACCCTCCTAACGCCGGATAATAAATACACAAGGCCCTTCCAGCGTCATCGTGTCTTCATCAAGCCACCCTAAATCGCATTCCATGCGGCGAACCTCACTGCCGATATCGAGCGAGCTGCGCCATAATGTTCTCGACCTGCGCGGCTGAATCGCCAGTGCCGGCTTGGGCCTGGTGGTGGCCATTGGTAGACGACGGGCCGTTGGGAGCATAAACCTGTCCGCCGTACGAGACAGGTTGAGTCGGTGctgaaggcggcgccgcctgcATGCCTCCCATGAGGGCCTGAATCTGAGCGTTcgcggctccggcggcgttgttggcAGCAGCTGGGCCGGCGCCTTGAGGGGTCATGCTGGCCAATAGACGCTGGAGGGTTGCATTATCGATGCCACTCATCATACTGGCAAGATCCGCCGCGTtgacggcctgctgctgagcAGGAGGCGGGCCGCGGGGAGGACCCTGGTGTCCGGGGTAGGTGGGTGCGTGGGGAGGCACAGGCTGACCATACGGCTGCTGTCCGTATACTTGGTACTGTGGCTGAGGAGGGGGCGCACTCTGGTACGGCGCAGCTGCCGGCATCGCTTGCGACTTGGCACGCAGGACGAGTTCTGCCGCGATAGGGGGGTCAATGTCGCGGTAGTCGTCATACCGGGCACTCAGGCCGCCCGAGCGGTCAAAAACTCGAACCGGGATTTTGCCGATGTTCTGCGCGTGCATGTCGAGATCCACGATGGCATGGACGCCCTCGATCACCTGTCTTTGAATGATTGCCTCACGCGGGAAGCTTGGGTGAAGGAACATAACATCCACCTTCAATCCTCGATCGGTGAAGCCACGCTCAACCCAGGAAATGAAGTCGCGACTAAGCTCTTGGAGGAGCAGGAACTGAACATCAGGAACCTGGTTGCCGTAGCGGCGGGGGATGTCGAGGCGGTCATCGGCCGCGGAGGCTCGGTTGTAAGCGGGTGGGGTGGGAGTGCGTCTGCGGTAAGCGTCTTTTTGGCGGCCGTAACCTTGAGGCGAACGAGACCGGCCACGGGAGCGGTCCTGGGCATCGTAGTGATGCCGCTCCCGACCGTGGCTGTCCTCGCGGGCGTGACCGCCGTTGCGTCTGGAAGGCGAGTTGCGACTCGGTCTGTAGTCATCGCGATTGCGACGGGAATCTTGGTGCGAGTTACCTGCGTCCTGACGATCTTGACGTCCCGACTGCCGGCCACCTCCCCGGCCCCCGCGATCCGGCGAACGGGCGCGCTcgttgccgtccttcttcttctgagCGCGCGAGATCTCGAGATCTGGTCTAAGTCAGCGCCGTTTGGTTCGATATACCCGGAACCGAACTACTTACGAATCTTGCGACCCTTGATCTCGATGCCCTGGAGGTTGTCCATGGCAGCCTGGGCGTCTTCCAGGCTGTGGTACTGGACGAAGCCATAGGCCGACTTGAGGGAGATctgggcgaggcggccgtACTTGTGAAAGATGTCAAAAACATCCCGTTTCGAGACGCGTTCGCTCGACAGGTTGCCTGAGAAAAAGTCAATGGCGCCGTCAGGTCTGCCTGATGAGAGAGAGCGCGAACCAATGAAGATGCGTGAGCCATCGGGGAACCTATCCCACTTCGCGTCCGCCATGTACCGTCGTTCATCGTTGACAAAAGTATCCCAGTGCTTCTGGCGGTCAGTAGACTCATCCGGCTGGCCAGCTGCGTGAGTGGCAGGATTGGGATACGGAGGCGCATTCATGGAGGTGATCGGGACGGCCGCATTCAGACCGGATgcaggaggggggggaaggttGCCAAAGGCGTCCGGGGTGGTGCCAGGGGCACCGGCAGACACGTAGGTGGAGGGCTGGCCCGGCGTGGGGGGAGCGATCATGTTGGGAGCGACCTGAGAAGCGCCATTCTGCGGGTGGAAGCCTCGGTATTCTTCAGAAGGGTAGATGGGAGCCGTCTGCTGGGGCAGTGGGGGTCTGGGAGGAAGAGTagcagaggcggcggcggcggcggaggaggaggatgaggaggtcAAGTTGGAGGATGACTGGGCATCATGGCCGGCAGGGCTTTGGTCTGTGTGAGACTCGGTCTGGCCTGTCATCTCAGCGACAAGGCGAGAGATATCAGCGGCGTGGTCATCCTCGAGGGCATTGTCATTGCGACCGTTGGCAGTCGAACGAGGCGCGCTCGAACCAGCTCCTTGGTGGGCGGCAGCTGTCGTGGGAAGCGCGGAAGCGGtggcagcagtagcagcaggTTGGGCCGACGAGGAATCAGCGACAGGTCGAGGGGCTACTCGAAGAGGGCTCGTCAAAGAATCAGAAGCGGCGGAATTGTGCATGAATTCTGGTGCCTTTGATACATCATGCTGATCAGCGCCATCCTCATCCGCATCCTGAGGAGGAGAGTCGAAGATTTTGAGATagtcatcctcgccggcgtctgGTTccgcctgctgctcctgcgtcttctctgtgtgtgtctcttcttcctctccgtACGCATCGTCCAGGCTGTCGAGGTCTTCGTTGTCGCCATCTGCATCGCCAAAGTCGGCCATGGCATACGAGTCAGCACTGACAGGGCCAGACGCCGCTGCGTCTATGCCAATGTGGGCAACTCCGTTAGTTTGAGTGGATGAAGACATTGCATCAAGGATATCAGCAGTATCCTGGAGAGCAGGCACTACGGCCGAAGCGGCAGAGTGAAGAGGAGATGGGCAGTAGGGCgagaggtcggcggcggtagcCTCGAACTCTGGAGTAGCTTCTGGCTCGGGCATCAAGTTGTTGGAAGGGGGCGCACGTTTGATGGCGGCAGCAGTGAGGCGATGGGTGACGAtggatggtggatggtgAGTGGCGGTGCGACGACAGCTTGGAGCTTGGAGCTTAGGTGGCTTAGAGCCTTAAGATGGCTTGTTTGGAGTTTGCTTGGCTGGTTGATAGCTGGTGGCGAGGCTGGCGCAAAACAGGCAGAGGAGcttggagagagagtgagtgagtcgGTGTTGAAGAGTGGGATTAGGAAGGGCCTGCGATGCGAGGTTGGAAATGGGCTTTAAGTCAAGTTGGAAGGTTGGTGAACGAGGCAACCAGACGCCTTGTTCTCTGCAGATTTCAGTCGAGATGTTGGAGTGATGCCCATGCGAGAGCGTGCAAGGCAGAAAATAGGCGAAGCACAAATAGTTGTGATTGTGATTGGGCTGGAAGCCAAACCGCGGAAGGAAAGCGGGAGGAAGGCGGGGTGGAAAGCAGCAGGTGCAGCTGTGCAAGGTGCcagagggggaaaaagggaagaaggggaaagaaggaaagaaggggaCGCAAGCACGGGAGGGTCTCTCCTATAGGGTGTGAGTGGTTGGCGGTCGCAAGGAGCTTTCAGAAGCTgcagaagagagaaaaaaagttTGGTCCAAAGTGAAGAGGAGTCGCAAGTTTCCCAGAGTTTAATCCCTTGAGCTGCGCTGGTTGTCGATTGGGTGAGAGGTAGTTGATTAGGCTGGAAGGTGCGTGAGAGGAGTGTCGGGCCTTGAAGCCATGGGCGCCGAGCTGTTGTTGCAGGCGGAG
The DNA window shown above is from Colletotrichum destructivum chromosome 2, complete sequence and carries:
- a CDS encoding Putative P-loop containing nucleoside triphosphate hydrolase, nucleoside phosphorylase superfamily: MVKRAQTEDSNDSEEEWHQRLTKRPRKEEEDELSTDEHSSDDSDSSGSSDDSSDSSDRSTEPDSKRPRVQRTLHCEDYTVGWVCALPKEMTAARLMLDDLHESLAKIPGDENTYTFGNIRDHNIVIACLPSGQYGITSAAIVAENMRRSFPSIKVRLMVGIGGGAPDKHDVRLGDVVVSHPTATSSGVVPYNFGKTVQAGRFEQTGFLNKPPRELLAVVAKLRSHDSSLPDRISASLGQLQERDPSSGPFTKPPDDPDRLFDAAYDHIKGEDTCAKCDVYKLLERPRRPTDHPKIHYGVIASADQVMKHGITRRQLADDHDPLCFEMEAAGLMDSFPCLVIRGICDYSDSHKAKKWQEYAAATAAAYARELICVIPTHVTHNSLVHANLSPADKSARRKDLWESLKFDQIDSRQSNIKSALGKTCRWLTSHRSYKDWLDPAKLPEHHGFLWISGKPGAGKSTIMKFVMSRTKRGKVKKSPANAAVIHFFFNARGEELEKTTLGMYRSLLHQLLENLPDLLQVLDTADFGLLKEGSLFPWELPLLQKLFKKAIRKLGQRQVSCFIDALDECAEEEVREMVKFFEGLGRLAIKRGTTLYTCFSSRHYPHISIRNGLRLTLEEQNGHEKDLEEYVREKLETKNKKQTDDLTTQILRKSSGVFMWVVLVVDILNKEIRRGRMFAVKRRLDALPAGLSDLFEDILTRDNDNMEDLLLSIQWILFGKRPLSREEYYFALLSGLSASEALQSFDKVPAESMELFVVSSSKGLAETISTKSHLRTVQFIHESVRDFLLKDGGLRKFWPDLGEDFENRSHDQLKTCCLVYINKVDISARLSKDDYLLNTPKDDSKRIKKIVTDDFEFLDYATNMILPHADAAAETVPQDAFFMGFPLDQWIKLNNILEVHKIRRHNPNSASLTYMVAVKGLSMLIETALRLDLDIETHGGRYKYPLLAAMREGHERTAEIILQHFVVKAGQSNHVPGSNWSTEVPASINCHDTEGRTPLFFAAQRGQIKFARLLLELGATAFPQTKPWCTPLLAAVEENQEDVVKLILHWQFEVGRPGSISSSTLFDAPYPYDSDSNRQLLGADSSKLGLIRDNMNTSEATSEPVQRVVQHALNVAASTGHTGIARLLLAYGADPQGTDYNMETPLKSAIEAGMEAVVELLLDAGATLSPTEVEEGTPLHWACRYDDPTTLQCLIRREFDIDAADHRGNTPLHEASSWYAPRAAQVLVDAGASVQATNNQNETPLHLACQIGYSTIASILIKAGADVQATDDKGESPLHPACRQKDSIIASSLIKAGADVKAIDNEGKTPLHLACRGGHTETVGNLIRQGANVHHRDKDGRTPMFDAAACIYLNDLGTFEILLNHGADINERDKNRQSPLFSAAESGPAEGLSFLLSNNADVGVVDNSGQTALFALGLIGRESKARILVKAGLNPKYRDNLGQTALHAACFNRHPYLGYLKFLHEEIQDDFGVDVRDNAGRTPLHNAAKSCNVDIIKFLLQKGASPDATDAEGHTAIYKALMSDRHSYNDHARLSAVHCLLDGGADARKPCPGGESLVDLAARLDRLDVLKFLRSRLKN
- a CDS encoding Putative RNA recognition motif domain, nucleotide-binding alpha-beta plait domain superfamily; translated protein: MPEPEATPEFEATAADLSPYCPSPLHSAASAVVPALQDTADILDAMSSSTQTNGVAHIGIDAAASGPVSADSYAMADFGDADGDNEDLDSLDDAYGEEEETHTEKTQEQQAEPDAGEDDYLKIFDSPPQDADEDGADQHDVSKAPEFMHNSAASDSLTSPLRVAPRPVADSSSAQPAATAATASALPTTAAAHQGAGSSAPRSTANGRNDNALEDDHAADISRLVAEMTGQTESHTDQSPAGHDAQSSSNLTSSSSSSAAAAASATLPPRPPLPQQTAPIYPSEEYRGFHPQNGASQVAPNMIAPPTPGQPSTYVSAGAPGTTPDAFGNLPPPPASGLNAAVPITSMNAPPYPNPATHAAGQPDESTDRQKHWDTFVNDERRYMADAKWDRFPDGSRIFIGSRSLSSGRPDGAIDFFSGNLSSERVSKRDVFDIFHKYGRLAQISLKSAYGFVQYHSLEDAQAAMDNLQGIEIKGRKIHLEISRAQKKKDGNERARSPDRGGRGGGRQSGRQDRQDAGNSHQDSRRNRDDYRPSRNSPSRRNGGHAREDSHGRERHHYDAQDRSRGRSRSPQGYGRQKDAYRRRTPTPPAYNRASAADDRLDIPRRYGNQVPDVQFLLLQELSRDFISWVERGFTDRGLKVDVMFLHPSFPREAIIQRQVIEGVHAIVDLDMHAQNIGKIPVRVFDRSGGLSARYDDYRDIDPPIAAELVLRAKSQAMPAAAPYQSAPPPQPQYQVYGQQPYGQPVPPHAPTYPGHQGPPRGPPPAQQQAVNAADLASMMSGIDNATLQRLLASMTPQGAGPAAANNAAGAANAQIQALMGGMQAAPPSAPTQPVSYGGQVYAPNGPSSTNGHHQAQAGTGDSAAQVENIMAQLARYRQ
- a CDS encoding Putative YjgF/YER057c/UK114 family, RutC-like superfamily protein, encoding MSEIEKVLTTAAPPPLPQFSQAIKYNGMVYCSGSIGILTDRPGMVQAEGTVKDRTRQALKNLAAVLEAAGSSQRNIVKVNVYITKMTDFAIMNEAYDEFFTWDPKPARTCVAVYQLPLGTDVEIECTAFLNKPAQKL